A window from Candidatus Amarolinea dominans encodes these proteins:
- a CDS encoding transglycosylase domain-containing protein, whose amino-acid sequence MTQRLRLAFKLMIFFLLTALLTAGVIYAIFLADLPGPGAVAQRVQRPSTLILDRHGRLLYEVIDPNGSKQASVPLADMPLACRQAAVATEDKHFYQHPGVDLSAIARALWQNTQAGETVSGASTITQQVARNLLMSAEERYELSLRRKLREAWLAWRLEQAYSKDQLLALYLNQVYFGNFAVGLEAASQAYLGASARELDTAQCALLIGLLQSPARYNPLLDAGAARKRQATVLSLMVEQGYLSAAQADLVRQEPLQFNTNTFPIRAPHFVMYVSSLLEQQLGVDALRQGGLRVTTTLDLDWQQEGQAIVQRRLRQLKEDRRAPLSRRVDNAALVALDPQTGEILALVGSPDYFDDRIQGNVNAALSLRQPGSAIKPLTYAAAFDPARAQAAGRAPLNPATLVADVRTVFPTREGEPYVPLNYDLDFHGPVLLRDALGNSFNIPAVKVLQFIGVPALVDQAQRLGISSFVQTDALGLALTLGGGEVRLLELTAAYGAFASGGRRVSPVAILKIENRDGQALPGMGPTGPGAQVLSPQVAYLITDILSDNEARVRTFGRNSLLRLSGNRPAAVKTGTTTDWKDNWTVGYTPDLVVGVWVGNADNASMIGVSGVTGAAPIWHDFMETVLHNTPAQDFERPPGLVEMEICSDSGLLPTDLCPYRRQEIFIACPGQACAPTQADTMHQRISLDGRTMQRATPETPPAYRLDKVFWALPPELQEWARAHDIAQPPPLAEIVLPAQTAALPAGGRMAPGRDATLASGVSLTLTSPDPARVYRLSRAAPADTQQIEIAAQSALPLRELTLTVNGRPLWQQQATYASAWWQLQAGEYTFQAIGITTAGETIQSAPITITVIG is encoded by the coding sequence ATGACACAACGTTTGCGACTTGCCTTCAAATTGATGATCTTCTTTTTGCTCACGGCGCTGCTGACGGCCGGGGTGATCTACGCCATCTTTCTGGCCGATCTACCTGGGCCAGGAGCGGTGGCGCAGCGCGTGCAGCGGCCATCCACGCTGATCCTGGACCGCCACGGCCGCCTGCTGTACGAGGTGATTGACCCCAACGGCAGCAAGCAGGCGTCGGTGCCCCTGGCTGACATGCCGCTGGCCTGTCGCCAGGCCGCCGTGGCCACTGAGGACAAGCACTTCTACCAGCATCCAGGCGTTGATCTCAGCGCCATCGCCCGTGCGCTGTGGCAAAATACCCAGGCCGGTGAAACGGTCAGCGGCGCCTCGACCATCACGCAGCAGGTGGCCCGCAATTTGCTGATGAGCGCAGAGGAGCGCTACGAGCTTTCCCTGCGTCGCAAGCTGCGTGAAGCCTGGCTGGCCTGGCGTCTGGAGCAAGCCTACAGCAAGGATCAACTGTTGGCGCTCTACCTCAATCAAGTTTACTTTGGCAACTTTGCCGTCGGATTGGAGGCGGCCAGTCAGGCCTACTTGGGCGCGTCGGCCCGTGAGTTGGACACTGCCCAGTGCGCCCTGCTCATCGGCCTGCTGCAGTCACCCGCGCGCTACAATCCGTTGCTGGATGCTGGCGCCGCGCGCAAGCGCCAGGCCACGGTGCTCAGCCTGATGGTGGAACAGGGCTATCTGTCAGCCGCACAGGCTGACTTAGTCCGGCAAGAGCCGCTGCAATTCAACACCAACACGTTTCCCATCCGCGCACCCCATTTTGTGATGTACGTCAGCAGCCTGCTCGAACAGCAACTCGGCGTGGACGCGCTGCGCCAGGGCGGCCTGCGCGTCACCACCACTCTCGATCTTGACTGGCAGCAGGAGGGGCAGGCCATCGTGCAGCGCCGCCTGCGCCAACTCAAGGAGGATCGCCGGGCGCCGCTCAGCCGCCGCGTGGACAACGCCGCATTGGTGGCGCTCGATCCGCAGACTGGCGAGATTTTGGCCCTGGTCGGCAGCCCCGACTACTTCGATGATCGTATCCAGGGCAATGTCAACGCGGCCTTGAGCCTGCGCCAGCCCGGTTCCGCGATCAAGCCGTTGACTTACGCGGCCGCGTTCGACCCGGCTCGTGCGCAGGCGGCCGGCCGCGCGCCGCTCAATCCAGCCACGCTGGTGGCTGACGTGCGCACCGTTTTTCCCACGCGTGAGGGCGAGCCGTATGTTCCATTGAACTACGATCTCGATTTCCACGGCCCGGTGCTGCTGCGCGATGCCCTCGGCAATTCGTTCAACATCCCCGCGGTCAAGGTTCTGCAATTCATCGGCGTGCCGGCGTTGGTGGATCAGGCGCAGCGCCTGGGCATCTCCTCGTTCGTGCAGACGGATGCCCTGGGCCTGGCCCTGACCCTGGGCGGAGGCGAAGTGCGCCTGCTCGAGTTGACCGCCGCGTACGGCGCTTTTGCCAGCGGCGGCCGCCGGGTGTCGCCGGTTGCCATTCTGAAGATCGAGAACCGCGACGGTCAGGCCCTGCCGGGCATGGGGCCAACCGGGCCAGGCGCGCAAGTGCTCAGTCCACAGGTGGCCTACCTGATCACCGACATTCTGAGCGATAACGAGGCGCGCGTACGCACCTTTGGCCGCAACAGCCTGCTGCGCCTTTCGGGCAACCGGCCGGCCGCAGTCAAAACGGGGACCACCACTGATTGGAAGGATAACTGGACGGTGGGATATACTCCAGATTTGGTGGTTGGTGTGTGGGTGGGCAACGCGGACAACGCCTCGATGATCGGCGTCAGCGGGGTCACCGGCGCGGCGCCCATCTGGCACGATTTTATGGAGACGGTGCTGCACAACACCCCGGCTCAAGATTTCGAGCGCCCCCCAGGCCTGGTGGAGATGGAGATTTGCAGCGATTCGGGCCTGCTGCCCACCGACCTGTGCCCCTATCGGCGCCAGGAGATTTTCATCGCCTGTCCCGGCCAGGCGTGCGCGCCCACGCAGGCCGACACCATGCACCAACGCATCAGCCTGGACGGCCGCACTATGCAGCGGGCCACGCCCGAGACACCTCCCGCGTATCGCCTGGACAAGGTCTTCTGGGCGTTGCCACCGGAGTTGCAGGAATGGGCGCGAGCGCACGACATCGCCCAGCCGCCGCCGCTGGCAGAGATCGTCCTACCAGCGCAGACTGCGGCCTTACCTGCGGGAGGTCGCATGGCCCCTGGTCGCGACGCCACCCTGGCAAGCGGCGTGAGCTTGACCCTGACCAGCCCGGACCCCGCACGCGTCTATCGCCTGAGCCGCGCCGCGCCCGCGGACACACAGCAGATCGAGATTGCCGCGCAGAGCGCCCTGCCGCTGCGTGAGCTGACCTTGACCGTGAACGGTCGCCCCCTGTGGCAGCAGCAAGCCACCTACGCCAGCGCCTGGTGGCAATTGCAGGCGGGCGAGTACACGTTCCAAGCCATTGGGATCACAACCGCTGGCGAAACGATTCAGAGTGCGCCGATCACGATCACGGTGATTGGCTGA
- a CDS encoding AMP-binding protein: MQEISSNDCSSGQRVRQEPDREHNLATHLRHWAQQQPQKPAVIFVARRQVDGRPVYATRTYADLEALTDAYAHGLAAAGVQQGVRTLLFVRPGLDLLLIALALLKIGALPIFIDPTVGFRRLLTCVAEAQPQAVIGIPLVHATRLAAPRAFRSVRTWITVARRWPGRFGLPQMNRPQPQPFPLASVAPHDPVAVTYTTGSTGLPKGAIYTTSMFAALLAQLGDLFGARADDIDLAAFPLFALFDILLGLTAALPDLDVTRPAQVNPARLVQMIHDQRVTLAFGSPALWEPVTRYCQAQQITLPTLRRVLMAGAPVRASLLARFRGLLAPGGDTCTPYGATEALTMTAPLGAEILAARAARPEPIHGTCVGRPAPGIELAIIRITDAPLAAWDQALRLPPGQAGEIVVRGPAVSVAYFQRPQADRLAKIPAAEGTWHRTGDVGYLDEQGRVWFCGRKADRLEWPAGSPLFSDPVENVFNQHPRVYRSALVPGPSDRDAPAGGPQPVILIEPLPGHFPRTVQARAQFVAELRTLGVRFVLTSRLTSFAFHPGFPVDRRHNAKIFRDRLAQWVARRPFAITRS; the protein is encoded by the coding sequence GTGCAGGAGATCAGTTCGAACGATTGCAGCAGCGGGCAGCGCGTCCGTCAGGAACCCGACCGTGAGCACAACCTGGCGACCCACCTGCGCCATTGGGCACAACAGCAACCACAGAAGCCAGCGGTCATCTTCGTGGCGCGGCGTCAGGTTGATGGTCGCCCTGTCTACGCCACGCGCACCTACGCCGACCTGGAAGCGCTGACCGACGCTTATGCCCACGGGTTGGCCGCGGCTGGCGTGCAACAGGGCGTTCGCACCCTGCTGTTTGTGCGCCCGGGCCTCGATTTGCTCCTGATTGCCCTGGCCTTGCTCAAGATCGGGGCCTTGCCGATTTTCATTGATCCCACGGTTGGTTTTCGCCGCCTGCTCACTTGCGTGGCCGAGGCGCAGCCACAGGCCGTCATCGGCATCCCCCTGGTGCATGCAACGCGCCTGGCCGCGCCGCGGGCGTTCCGCTCTGTCCGCACCTGGATCACCGTCGCGCGCCGCTGGCCTGGGCGCTTTGGTCTGCCGCAGATGAATCGGCCACAACCGCAGCCATTTCCTCTGGCCTCTGTCGCCCCGCACGACCCCGTGGCGGTGACATACACCACCGGCAGCACCGGCCTGCCCAAGGGCGCCATTTACACAACCAGCATGTTCGCCGCTCTGCTGGCACAATTGGGCGATCTGTTCGGCGCGCGGGCCGACGACATTGACCTCGCCGCTTTTCCGCTCTTTGCCCTGTTCGATATCCTGCTCGGCCTCACCGCCGCCCTGCCCGACCTGGATGTCACGCGGCCGGCGCAGGTCAACCCGGCGCGCCTCGTGCAGATGATTCACGACCAGCGGGTCACGCTGGCCTTCGGCTCCCCCGCGCTCTGGGAACCGGTGACGCGCTACTGCCAGGCGCAGCAGATCACCCTGCCCACGCTGCGTCGCGTCCTGATGGCCGGCGCCCCGGTCCGTGCCTCGCTGCTGGCACGTTTCCGCGGCCTGCTGGCGCCGGGCGGCGACACCTGCACTCCCTACGGCGCCACCGAAGCTCTGACGATGACCGCGCCGTTGGGCGCGGAAATTCTGGCGGCCCGCGCCGCTCGCCCTGAGCCGATCCACGGTACCTGTGTGGGGCGACCGGCGCCGGGCATCGAATTGGCGATCATCCGCATCACCGACGCGCCGCTGGCGGCCTGGGATCAGGCGCTGCGGCTGCCGCCCGGACAGGCGGGGGAAATCGTTGTACGCGGTCCCGCCGTCTCTGTGGCCTATTTTCAGCGCCCGCAGGCCGACCGCCTGGCGAAAATTCCAGCTGCTGAGGGCACGTGGCACCGCACCGGCGATGTCGGTTATCTTGATGAGCAGGGGCGGGTGTGGTTTTGTGGCCGCAAGGCCGATCGGCTGGAGTGGCCCGCTGGCTCGCCGCTGTTCAGCGACCCCGTCGAAAACGTGTTCAATCAGCATCCACGGGTTTATCGTTCGGCGCTGGTGCCCGGTCCGTCGGACAGAGACGCTCCCGCAGGCGGACCGCAGCCCGTCATTTTGATCGAGCCGCTGCCAGGGCATTTCCCACGCACGGTCCAGGCCCGTGCTCAGTTTGTCGCGGAACTCCGTACACTTGGGGTCCGGTTTGTTCTGACATCTCGATTGACCAGCTTCGCTTTCCACCCTGGCTTTCCAGTTGACCGCCGCCACAATGCCAAGATTTTCCGCGACCGCCTGGCGCAGTGGGTGGCGCGGCGCCCGTTTGCCATCACTCGTTCATGA
- a CDS encoding cytosolic protein, which translates to MTGATKELQADYDTPWKDVLETYFEQFTNFFFPAVWAGIDWDKGYEFLDKELQKVVRDAVLGRRIGDKLVRVWQADGQEAWVLIHIEVQGQYEPAFAERIYVYNYRLFDRYQRRVASLVVLADRSATWRPNEYGYDLWGSRVSFHFPAVKLLDYAAHWGDLTASKNPFATVVMAHLKAQETRDDVQQRKMWKLALIHQLHERGVERQEILNLFRFIDWVLALPDAVEADVWQEIAAYEEERHMTYITSVERIGMRRGLEQGLHEGFEQGMQQGMQQGMQQGMQQGIQQGMQQGEATGLRQGLLAGIELGLELKYGSEGIALLPDIYRIEDVGILRALHEGLKVAPTLSEWQRVYRASTLALPARGKKQT; encoded by the coding sequence GTGACAGGAGCAACGAAAGAGCTACAGGCCGATTACGATACCCCCTGGAAAGACGTGCTGGAGACCTACTTCGAGCAGTTCACGAACTTCTTCTTTCCTGCGGTCTGGGCAGGCATTGACTGGGATAAGGGGTACGAATTCCTGGACAAGGAACTGCAGAAGGTGGTGCGTGACGCGGTGTTGGGGCGGCGTATCGGCGATAAGCTGGTACGAGTTTGGCAGGCGGACGGGCAGGAAGCGTGGGTATTGATCCACATCGAAGTGCAGGGACAATACGAACCTGCGTTTGCGGAGCGGATTTACGTGTACAACTATCGCCTGTTCGACCGTTACCAACGGCGAGTGGCGAGCCTGGTGGTACTGGCGGACCGCAGCGCAACCTGGCGCCCCAATGAATATGGATACGACCTATGGGGCAGCAGAGTATCGTTTCATTTTCCGGCAGTGAAGTTGCTGGATTACGCCGCCCACTGGGGCGACCTGACCGCAAGCAAGAACCCTTTTGCCACCGTGGTGATGGCGCACTTGAAGGCGCAAGAGACAAGAGACGATGTTCAACAACGCAAGATGTGGAAGCTGGCACTGATTCATCAACTCCATGAGCGAGGGGTCGAACGGCAGGAAATCCTGAACCTGTTTCGCTTTATTGACTGGGTTCTTGCATTACCAGATGCTGTCGAGGCCGATGTGTGGCAGGAGATTGCAGCCTATGAGGAGGAACGACACATGACTTATATCACAAGCGTTGAGCGCATCGGAATGCGTAGGGGATTGGAGCAAGGATTGCACGAGGGATTTGAGCAGGGCATGCAGCAGGGCATGCAGCAGGGCATGCAGCAGGGCATGCAGCAGGGCATCCAGCAGGGCATGCAGCAGGGGGAGGCGACAGGGTTACGCCAAGGGCTGCTGGCCGGTATTGAACTGGGACTGGAACTGAAGTATGGTAGCGAGGGCATCGCTTTGCTGCCGGACATCTACCGAATCGAGGATGTTGGCATCTTGCGCGCGCTGCACGAGGGACTCAAGGTCGCGCCAACGCTCAGCGAATGGCAGCGTGTTTATCGCGCCAGCACATTGGCGCTGCCAGCCCGGGGTAAAAAGCAGACATAG